Below is a window of Deltaproteobacteria bacterium DNA.
ACTACTACAGAAGGAGGATCCCCTCAATCAAAATATTCAATTATTTTAGAAAGATTTCTGCTTCCGCGACTTTACTAACAACCCCGAAAGTCGAGTTTCTTGAATGAAACGTTCGCCGCATGTATATTCAGGTATCTTTCAATGTCCGCTACGGAGATACCATGTTCAAGCATCTGAAAATGCGGTATAAAATTCTTTTTCCGGTCAGCCTGGTCATCATTTTGGTCTTAGTGGCCATGATGTTCGTTGTTCAGGACAGGCTCAAGGAACAGGCGCTCACGGACGCGCGGCGGCTGGCGCAAGAGATCAGTTCCCGCTACGCGAACATGGTCAAGGGCGAGCTGGGCGCCGTCACCTCCGCGGCCAAGGCCCTGGCGGCGGGCATGGCCAACGAACGCGCCCAGCCAGAGCCGGACCGGCGTGTGGCCGCGGGTCTGCTGCATCGAACATTGGATGCCTTTCCGGGGCTTTTCGGGGTCTGGACGGCCTGGGAACCGAACGCTTTTGATGGCCGTGACGCGGAATTCGTCAAGGCCGACGCCTTGCACGAGGAATCCGGTCGCTTCCTGGCCTATATCATCCGGGAAAAGACCGGGACCACCGAAACCCACACCACGGTGGTCAATGCCACGTCGCGCGCCGAGGATGACAAATGGTATTGGCAGCCTCTGCAGACCAAGCGCGTGTTTCTGACCGACCCCACGACATACGAAGTGGCCGGCCAGAACAGGATGATGATCAGTGTTTGCGTGCCGCTTTTCGAACAGGGTCAGGCCGTGGTGGGGGCGGATTTAAGCCTGGAGGGTCTGCAAGCCCTGGCCGCGCGGGTTCAGGTTTTCGATACGGGTTATGGCTTCTTGTTGTCCCAGACTGGGATGGTCGTGGCTCATCCCGACAAGGACTTGATCGGCGTGAATTTTCGCGATCATATCGCCGACGCCAATAGAGCCGATTTCGAAACGTCCCTGGCCCAGGGCGAACAGGTTCTCTTCACGCAGTATTCCAACACCACGCATCAGGACATGCTTTACTGCATGACGCCCATTTCGCTTGAAGGCGTGGATGGGTACTGGAATTTTGTCATCAACATTCCGCAAGAGGCCATCTTTGCCGGCGCCCGCGACATGCAAACCCTGTTGCTGGGCCTGAGCCTGGGCGGGCTGGTCCTGCTTGTGGTGCTGGTTTATGGTATCATCGGGATGATCGTGAAGCCCGTGGGCGAGATCACCGTCGTGGCCCAGGCTATCGCGGCCGGGGATCTGGACCGAAATATCGGGATTCAGCAGCGGGACGAGATCGGGATCCTGGCCGATTCCTTGCGGGGGATGGTTGCCTCGCTCAAGGGCAAGATCGAGACGGCCAACGTCAAGACGCGCGAGGCCGAGGAGCAGAGCCGACTGGCACGGGAAGCCATGGACCAGGCCGAGGCGGAGCGACGGCGCGCGGCTTTGGCCCGAGCCGAGGGTTTGGCCCAGGCCGGGGCGCGTCTGGAACGGATCACGTCCGTGATCGTCGACGCTTCCGAACGCATGGCTGCCCAGACCCGGATCATGCTCCAGGGCGCGGATGAGCAAGGTGGTCGTATCCAGGGCACGGCCACGGCCATGGAGGAAATGAACGCCACTGTTCTGGAAATCGCCCGCAACGCTTCCCAGGCGGCCGAGGTTGGGCAGCAGGCCCAATCCAAGGCCGAGGAAGGCGCGGGCGTGGTGGAACAGGCCAAGGCCACCATGGGCCAGGTCGTGTCCGAGGTGGATGTCCTGAAGCACAACATGGCCGAGCTTGGCACCCAGGCCCAGGGTATCGGAGCCATCATCGGGGTCATCGACGATATCGCCGATCAAACGAACCTCTTGGCCCTGAACGCGGCCATCGAGGCGGCCAGAGCCGGGGACGCCGGACGCGGGTTCGCCGTGGTTGCCGACGAGGTACGCAAGCTGGCCGAAAAAACCATGACCGCGACCAAGGAAGTGTCCGCGTCCATTAGCGCCATCCAGAGCGCGGCAATGGACAATATCGGGGCCATGGATTCCGCCTTTGGTAGGATCACCGAGGCGGATCGCTATTCATCCCGATCCGGGGAAGTGCTTTTGGAAATCGTGAGCCAGTCCGAGGCCAGCGCCGCCCAGATCAGGAGCATCGCCACGGCGGCCGAGGAACAGTCCGCAGCCTCGGAGGAGATCAACCACGCCATCGACGACATCAATCGCATCACCCAGGAAACCTCTCGGGGGGCACGCGAGGTGGGCGATTCCATCTCCGGGATGGCGGCCCAGATCGCGGAACTCAACGCCATCGTCATGGAACTCAAATCCTCGAAAGCGGACGAATAAAGAGAAGAGAAGGGGAGGCTTCAGGCCTCCCTTAGTTTTTGGAAGGACACGCCGCGCGTAGGAAAAGCCCCGGCCGGAGGTCGGGATGATCGCAGCGCAGGATCAGGCGCAGGCCGCTGTGCGCGTCGCGCACGAGACTACCGTCGTCTTTTTCCGCGCCGAACGATCCGGCCGCGAGACGGGGGCGGCGCAGGCCCGGGGCCAGGATTTCCAAGGGTTCGCTGTCCTGGAAGCGGTGCTTGACGTCCATGATCCATGCTCCGGGGCGGATTTCTTCCACAAGGCGGGCCACGATGTTCTTGCGGTGCTCGCGCGGCAGGGGCTGGGCCAGGGTATGGCGGATGGGCGTGAAAAAACCGGTGGACAGCGGCCGGGTCGCGGTCTGACGTAATTCGTCCAGATACAGGGCGGGGCGGAACACGCCCGTGGTCAGGTCATCGAGGGCCGTGCGGTGGATATCCGTGACCTGGGCCAGATAGGACGTGGTCTTCATGCGCCCCTCGATTTTGAGGCTGTGCACGCCGACGCGCTGGAACCAGCGCAGGTACTTGATCAGGCACAGATCCTCGGCGCCCATGATCTGGGTGTAGTCTTCGTCCTCGACCAATTCCCACATGTCCTGGCCGGACCGCAGCCGCTCTTCGAGACGGACTCCGGTGATTTTGTAATCAAAGCGGCAAGGGTGGGTGCACAGGCCCTGGTTGGCGGACCGGGCATTGACATGGGCCGAGAGCAGACATCGCCCGGAAATGGCCATGCACATGGCCCCATGCACGAAAACTTCCACCTCCAGGTCCCGGACATTTTCAAGCACGGTGCGGATGCGCGCCGCGCCCAGTTCACGGGCCAGATTGACCCGTGTCACGCCCTGGTCGCGCCAGAACGCGGCCGAGGCGGAGTTGGATGTATTGGCCTGGGTCGAGAGATGTATGGGGATGCGTGGAGCACGTCGCCTGGCCATGGCCATGACGCCGGGATCGGCGATGATGAGGCCATCCACGCCGGAGGCGTCCAGTTCGTCCAGAT
It encodes the following:
- a CDS encoding methyl-accepting chemotaxis protein, producing the protein MYIQVSFNVRYGDTMFKHLKMRYKILFPVSLVIILVLVAMMFVVQDRLKEQALTDARRLAQEISSRYANMVKGELGAVTSAAKALAAGMANERAQPEPDRRVAAGLLHRTLDAFPGLFGVWTAWEPNAFDGRDAEFVKADALHEESGRFLAYIIREKTGTTETHTTVVNATSRAEDDKWYWQPLQTKRVFLTDPTTYEVAGQNRMMISVCVPLFEQGQAVVGADLSLEGLQALAARVQVFDTGYGFLLSQTGMVVAHPDKDLIGVNFRDHIADANRADFETSLAQGEQVLFTQYSNTTHQDMLYCMTPISLEGVDGYWNFVINIPQEAIFAGARDMQTLLLGLSLGGLVLLVVLVYGIIGMIVKPVGEITVVAQAIAAGDLDRNIGIQQRDEIGILADSLRGMVASLKGKIETANVKTREAEEQSRLAREAMDQAEAERRRAALARAEGLAQAGARLERITSVIVDASERMAAQTRIMLQGADEQGGRIQGTATAMEEMNATVLEIARNASQAAEVGQQAQSKAEEGAGVVEQAKATMGQVVSEVDVLKHNMAELGTQAQGIGAIIGVIDDIADQTNLLALNAAIEAARAGDAGRGFAVVADEVRKLAEKTMTATKEVSASISAIQSAAMDNIGAMDSAFGRITEADRYSSRSGEVLLEIVSQSEASAAQIRSIATAAEEQSAASEEINHAIDDINRITQETSRGAREVGDSISGMAAQIAELNAIVMELKSSKADE
- a CDS encoding U32 family peptidase, coding for MNAMPELLVPAADPDKLRTALLYGADAVYLGGQGLNLRAKAGGFSFPALRQAVATAHAHAAKVYFTLNLLAWEEQLPEVARYLDELDASGVDGLIIADPGVMAMARRRAPRIPIHLSTQANTSNSASAAFWRDQGVTRVNLARELGAARIRTVLENVRDLEVEVFVHGAMCMAISGRCLLSAHVNARSANQGLCTHPCRFDYKITGVRLEERLRSGQDMWELVEDEDYTQIMGAEDLCLIKYLRWFQRVGVHSLKIEGRMKTTSYLAQVTDIHRTALDDLTTGVFRPALYLDELRQTATRPLSTGFFTPIRHTLAQPLPREHRKNIVARLVEEIRPGAWIMDVKHRFQDSEPLEILAPGLRRPRLAAGSFGAEKDDGSLVRDAHSGLRLILRCDHPDLRPGLFLRAACPSKN